A portion of the Limnothrix sp. FACHB-406 genome contains these proteins:
- a CDS encoding YdcF family protein produces MFETLTFILIWLFIGWLLWYFLFQVKFIPVAYYTGFGIVTIAALLTIAFMNPGGRTSESVGSLLSLLLTPLGLSLLLLSRWVLREGPGKFTTNGVAAWAFSVLLLFSTPAIGFLLAGQLEREAVSMQGYGDRGSVEAIVLLGNGTTRVAGIGQQRIELTESGDRITLAAQLYRAGRANRIIVSAGFRPELNAYWRPVSSDCRNPDGTATRCRAAESSDISVLLQEMGVPASAIVIPRSEIAQKREVVNVRNSALDVRDEFGSNPQGARIALVTSAIEMRRSTLAFESVGFRVVPQPADFYTLPYDAPDITPIPWRYFSIPDLIPNSEGLTVSTKVVTEYLQSVFYFLRGWISPFRL; encoded by the coding sequence ATGTTTGAGACCCTGACCTTTATCTTAATTTGGCTGTTTATCGGCTGGCTGCTCTGGTACTTCCTGTTTCAGGTCAAGTTCATCCCGGTGGCCTACTACACCGGCTTTGGCATTGTCACGATCGCGGCACTGCTGACGATCGCGTTTATGAACCCCGGTGGCCGCACCTCAGAATCGGTGGGCAGCCTTCTGTCCCTGCTTCTGACTCCTCTGGGTCTGTCGCTGCTGTTGCTCTCGCGCTGGGTGCTGCGCGAAGGGCCGGGCAAGTTCACGACCAATGGGGTGGCGGCTTGGGCGTTTTCGGTGTTGCTGCTGTTTAGCACCCCAGCAATCGGGTTTTTGCTGGCGGGGCAACTGGAGCGCGAAGCCGTGTCCATGCAGGGCTATGGCGATCGGGGATCCGTTGAGGCGATCGTGCTGCTGGGGAATGGCACAACCCGTGTGGCGGGGATTGGTCAACAGCGCATTGAGCTGACCGAAAGCGGCGATCGAATCACATTGGCGGCACAACTGTATCGCGCTGGCCGGGCCAATCGAATTATTGTGAGCGCGGGGTTCCGGCCGGAGCTGAACGCTTACTGGCGACCGGTGAGCAGCGACTGTCGGAACCCAGACGGCACGGCCACGCGCTGCCGGGCGGCGGAATCGTCTGACATCAGCGTGTTGTTACAGGAAATGGGCGTGCCAGCCAGCGCGATCGTGATTCCCCGCAGCGAAATTGCCCAGAAGCGGGAAGTGGTGAACGTGCGCAACAGCGCCCTGGATGTGCGCGATGAGTTTGGTTCCAACCCCCAGGGGGCACGCATTGCCTTGGTCACCTCCGCGATCGAAATGCGGCGATCGACCCTGGCGTTCGAGTCCGTTGGTTTCCGGGTTGTGCCGCAACCGGCAGACTTTTACACCCTGCCCTACGATGCCCCGGACATCACCCCCATCCCCTGGCGCTATTTCTCCATTCCGGATCTGATTCCCAACTCCGAAGGCCTCACGGTCAGCACCAAGGTGGTGACGGAATACCTGCAAAGCGTGTTCTACTTCCTGCGGGGTTGGATTTCACCGTTTAGGCTCTAA